The following proteins are encoded in a genomic region of Spirochaetota bacterium:
- a CDS encoding molecular chaperone Tir, translating into MRTILIFSVLIILILISYGCRTVPKKTGCMRGNCTSGIGTYIWDDGSKYTGGFKNNKMHGQGTFLYPDGTKYIGEFIKGEKHGNGEYTWPSGKRYTGQFINNKMQGKGTINYPDGTKYKGDFKNGLAEGQGVFSWPNGSEYTGEFKNNKMHGHGTITYPDGKTLTGEYVNGVLIGQ; encoded by the coding sequence ATGAGGACAATATTGATCTTTTCTGTTTTAATAATATTAATACTTATTAGCTATGGATGCAGGACTGTCCCTAAAAAGACAGGCTGTATGAGGGGTAATTGCACAAGCGGCATAGGAACATATATATGGGATGATGGCTCAAAATATACAGGTGGATTCAAGAACAATAAAATGCATGGGCAAGGGACATTCCTATATCCTGATGGCACAAAATATATTGGTGAATTTATCAAAGGGGAAAAGCATGGTAATGGAGAATACACTTGGCCTAGTGGTAAAAGATATACCGGTCAATTTATTAACAACAAAATGCAAGGTAAAGGAACAATCAATTATCCTGATGGCACAAAATATAAGGGAGATTTCAAGAATGGTTTAGCCGAGGGCCAAGGTGTATTCTCATGGCCCAATGGATCAGAATATACTGGTGAATTTAAAAACAATAAAATGCATGGGCATGGGACAATAACCTACCCTGATGGAAAGACATTAACAGGTGAGTATGTCAATGGTGTACTAATTGGACAGTAG
- a CDS encoding response regulator, translated as MSNILVNGLNEKPQNMIKKARILVVDDEAVIREGCVKILSKEGWSVEAVENGMDGIELIKSKEFDILLLDLMMPGMNGLEVIHEVNRIAQHIDIIVITGYATVETAVEAMKEGAYDYISKPFTPDQLRVVIRRTLEKKALLLEAEFLRREQEKGLQAISHEKSKIKTILNCMPNGVLVLDNEKRLILYNPIAGKLLNIREEDSIGKLIDECVYCKDLSDMISEVLNRDYIENTYISGEISADNPLSLMAHNAPIVMEDGEVLGVVVIVQDISEQKAIDKMKADFIAKVTHELKAPVATMNQLLMAIEAGVVGELEGKQLELIERAKLRGEGLLELISDLLDISKIESGLSIQRMIPLNIREIMEDVVDLLKPQADKKGISLNLHIDDNLPLINADKDGMREVFTNLISNGIKYTNDGGKIEIDGSMDKDYFIFSISDNGIGISKQNLPFIFERFFRVKNSKTRHIVGTGLGLPIVKDIIDAHLGSIEVKSDEGKGSTFKVLLPMKIE; from the coding sequence ATGAGTAATATATTAGTTAATGGATTAAATGAGAAGCCACAGAATATGATAAAAAAAGCCAGAATATTAGTGGTTGATGATGAGGCTGTTATTAGAGAGGGTTGCGTAAAAATTCTATCCAAAGAGGGGTGGAGTGTAGAGGCAGTTGAAAATGGTATGGATGGAATTGAATTAATCAAAAGTAAGGAATTTGATATACTACTCCTTGATCTAATGATGCCTGGCATGAATGGCTTAGAGGTAATCCATGAAGTGAACAGAATAGCCCAGCATATAGATATTATCGTAATAACAGGGTATGCTACAGTAGAAACCGCAGTAGAGGCGATGAAAGAGGGGGCATATGATTATATATCTAAACCATTTACCCCTGATCAGCTCAGAGTGGTAATTAGAAGGACCCTTGAGAAAAAGGCTCTCCTTTTAGAGGCTGAGTTTTTAAGAAGGGAACAGGAAAAGGGACTACAGGCAATTTCTCATGAAAAGAGCAAAATAAAGACAATCCTAAACTGCATGCCCAATGGCGTCCTTGTTCTTGATAATGAGAAAAGGCTCATTCTTTACAATCCAATTGCCGGTAAGCTTCTGAATATTCGAGAAGAGGATTCAATTGGAAAATTGATTGATGAATGTGTGTACTGCAAGGATCTTTCTGACATGATCTCTGAGGTATTAAACAGAGATTATATTGAAAATACATATATCTCAGGAGAGATATCGGCTGATAATCCCTTATCGCTTATGGCACATAATGCGCCCATTGTAATGGAAGATGGCGAAGTATTGGGAGTGGTAGTCATTGTACAGGATATCAGCGAACAGAAGGCTATTGATAAGATGAAGGCTGATTTTATCGCCAAGGTAACACATGAACTAAAGGCTCCAGTGGCTACTATGAATCAGTTGCTTATGGCAATTGAAGCAGGAGTGGTTGGAGAGCTTGAAGGAAAACAACTGGAGTTAATTGAAAGGGCAAAATTGAGGGGAGAAGGACTCCTAGAACTCATCTCAGATCTTCTGGACATATCCAAGATTGAATCGGGTTTATCAATTCAAAGAATGATTCCCCTAAACATAAGAGAGATAATGGAGGATGTGGTGGATCTCCTTAAACCCCAGGCAGATAAGAAGGGAATTTCATTGAATCTGCATATTGATGACAACTTGCCCTTGATCAATGCTGATAAGGATGGCATGAGGGAAGTTTTTACTAATCTTATTAGCAATGGAATAAAATATACTAATGATGGAGGAAAAATTGAGATTGATGGCAGTATGGATAAGGATTACTTTATATTTTCTATTTCAGATAACGGAATAGGCATTAGTAAACAGAATCTTCCATTTATCTTTGAAAGATTCTTCCGCGTTAAAAACAGCAAGACTCGCCATATAGTTGGAACCGGTCTGGGGCTTCCAATTGTGAAAGACATAATCGATGCTCACTTGGGCTCAATAGAGGTTAAGAGCGATGAAGGGAAGGGCAGCACATTTAAGGTGTTATTACCGATGAAGATTGAATAA
- a CDS encoding response regulator, whose protein sequence is MADKKKVLLVDDDPDFVEATRLIIEKGGYDVQVAYDGNEGYEKVKAYRPDVMVLDVMMPHKDGYTLCSELKSDPEYNEIPILLLTAVASHISETKYTPRMGMETEAEDYLDKPAEPKEILERVRKLLG, encoded by the coding sequence ATGGCTGATAAAAAAAAGGTTTTGCTTGTCGATGACGATCCTGATTTTGTTGAAGCAACAAGATTAATAATTGAAAAGGGCGGATATGATGTACAAGTCGCATATGATGGCAATGAGGGATATGAAAAGGTAAAAGCATATAGGCCGGATGTTATGGTGCTTGATGTAATGATGCCTCATAAGGATGGTTATACCTTATGCTCTGAGTTGAAGTCCGATCCTGAGTATAATGAAATACCTATTTTACTATTAACTGCAGTTGCTTCGCATATATCAGAAACTAAATATACACCCAGGATGGGGATGGAGACTGAAGCTGAGGATTATTTGGATAAGCCAGCGGAGCCCAAGGAAATATTAGAGAGGGTACGAAAGCTTTTAGGATAA
- a CDS encoding adenine phosphoribosyltransferase: MDREGLKKIIRDIPDFPKEGIIFKDITTLLNDAAALRSSIILLTEECKKYSVSKVVGIESRGFILGVPIALELNAGFVPIRKPGKLPADTISETYDLEYGTDSIEMHRDAINPGEKVIIIDDLLATGGTAKAASTLVEKIGGEVELIIFMIELTFLKGREKLGGRNLFSLIEY; the protein is encoded by the coding sequence ATGGATAGAGAAGGACTGAAAAAAATCATTCGTGATATACCAGATTTTCCGAAAGAAGGGATAATATTTAAGGATATTACAACATTATTAAATGATGCTGCGGCGCTTCGAAGTTCAATCATCCTGTTAACAGAAGAATGCAAGAAATATTCTGTGAGTAAGGTTGTTGGTATTGAATCCAGGGGATTTATATTAGGAGTGCCAATTGCGCTTGAGCTTAATGCAGGCTTTGTCCCAATAAGAAAGCCAGGGAAACTCCCAGCTGATACAATTTCCGAGACCTACGACTTGGAATATGGAACCGATTCAATTGAAATGCACAGGGATGCAATTAACCCTGGCGAGAAGGTGATAATCATTGACGACCTATTAGCAACAGGGGGGACAGCTAAGGCAGCGAGCACATTGGTTGAGAAGATTGGTGGAGAGGTGGAGTTAATTATTTTTATGATTGAACTAACCTTTCTAAAGGGCAGGGAAAAATTAGGAGGGAGAAATCTTTTCTCCCTTATAGAATATTAG
- a CDS encoding glutamate-5-semialdehyde dehydrogenase, with product MSIENTIIEIAKAAKVASRYMNRCSSNKKNEVLYKIADKIEKNSSFIKDENKKDIDYAIDEGLTKAMIDRLTITDKTIKSMSDGLREITMLDDPVGSISKTWHRPNGLQVSRMRVPLGVIGIIYESRPNVTIDAAGLCIKAGNAVILRGGSEAFHSNQALASIINRSLFDVGLPEKTVQVLPIKERSAVNVLLAQSEYIDLIIPRGGEGLIHFVVENSKIPVLKHYKGVCHVYVDQGADLPTAMDICYNSKVNRPGVCNAMETLLVHRSVANTFLPSIADSLIRAGVEIRGCVETQKILPDAHKAFEEDWSAEYLDLIIAVKVVGDIDEAMDHIAKYGSNHTETIVSSDYQRSRRFLREVDSSVVLVNASTRFSDGNQLGLGAEIGISTSKLHAFGPMGLEELTTTKFVVYGDGQVRE from the coding sequence ATGTCCATTGAGAATACAATAATTGAGATTGCGAAAGCAGCAAAGGTCGCTTCCAGATATATGAATAGATGTTCGTCAAATAAAAAGAATGAAGTTCTTTATAAAATTGCGGATAAAATTGAGAAAAATTCCTCATTCATTAAAGACGAAAATAAAAAGGATATTGATTACGCGATTGATGAAGGACTTACTAAAGCGATGATTGATCGGCTTACAATTACAGATAAAACAATAAAATCCATGTCTGATGGATTGAGAGAGATAACGATGTTGGATGATCCTGTAGGTTCCATAAGCAAGACATGGCATCGACCCAATGGCCTTCAGGTATCGCGCATGCGCGTTCCCCTTGGTGTAATTGGCATCATTTATGAATCTAGACCAAATGTAACCATTGATGCCGCTGGCTTATGTATTAAAGCCGGGAATGCGGTAATACTTCGCGGTGGATCAGAGGCATTTCATTCTAATCAGGCATTGGCCTCTATTATTAATCGTTCATTATTTGATGTCGGTCTTCCGGAAAAGACGGTTCAGGTATTGCCTATTAAAGAACGATCTGCAGTAAACGTTCTGTTGGCTCAATCGGAATATATCGATTTGATTATTCCACGAGGAGGGGAGGGGCTGATTCATTTTGTAGTGGAGAACTCCAAGATACCTGTATTAAAGCACTATAAAGGAGTATGCCATGTATATGTAGACCAAGGAGCCGATTTGCCTACAGCAATGGATATCTGTTATAATTCAAAGGTCAATCGTCCCGGTGTCTGCAATGCTATGGAGACACTTCTTGTTCATAGATCTGTTGCTAATACCTTTTTGCCCAGTATCGCTGATAGTCTTATCAGGGCTGGTGTAGAGATACGAGGGTGTGTTGAAACACAGAAAATACTGCCTGATGCTCACAAAGCCTTTGAAGAGGACTGGTCTGCTGAATACCTTGATCTTATTATAGCCGTTAAAGTAGTCGGTGACATTGATGAAGCCATGGATCATATAGCGAAATACGGTTCCAATCATACTGAGACAATTGTCTCTTCAGATTACCAAAGATCCAGAAGATTTCTGCGCGAAGTAGATTCTTCAGTTGTTTTAGTCAATGCATCAACGCGTTTTAGTGATGGCAATCAACTCGGTTTAGGCGCTGAGATCGGCATCAGCACTTCCAAGTTGCATGCCTTTGGCCCAATGGGTCTTGAGGAACTTACTACAACTAAATTTGTTGTATATGGAGATGGCCAAGTAAGGGAGTGA
- the argJ gene encoding bifunctional glutamate N-acetyltransferase/amino-acid acetyltransferase ArgJ, with translation MVKVLSGGLKEVNGFSFSAIECGIRYKGRLDFAMIFSQNPCNASGLFTTNRLPSSAVSICRERIDNPIHGILINSTNANACTGDEGYHNSITLTQEVARQMDVDSNSILMASTGIIGVQLPLEQMKNAIPSLIGNLDRENADLIPSAIMTTDTSPKEIAVSFSSSLGEYRIAGTAKGSGMIAPNMATLLAFILTDFPIEKNMLKRIFTRSIMKSLNSITIDGDMSTSDTAIILSPISKKYITLENDLQNFEDALMHLLDRLSEMIVRDGEGATKLLRISVNGAMDEDDAKKAARSISESLLVKTALFGQDPNWGRIACAVGYSGAQVDENRLSIYFEKIPLLLRGKPADYDPNYLEDVLSRREITINIDLGMGNAQAKYLTTDLSYDYIKINSEYST, from the coding sequence ATGGTGAAAGTACTAAGTGGAGGTCTCAAAGAGGTTAATGGATTTAGCTTTTCAGCTATTGAATGCGGAATACGATATAAAGGGAGGCTGGATTTTGCCATGATATTCTCACAGAATCCCTGTAATGCATCCGGTCTATTTACAACGAACAGATTGCCTTCTTCTGCTGTAAGTATATGCAGAGAGAGGATAGATAATCCCATTCATGGGATCCTTATCAATTCAACAAATGCAAATGCATGTACTGGGGATGAGGGATATCACAATTCTATAACACTTACTCAAGAAGTGGCAAGACAAATGGATGTTGATAGCAATTCTATACTTATGGCATCAACCGGGATCATCGGCGTTCAGCTACCATTAGAACAGATGAAGAACGCTATTCCATCTCTCATAGGTAATTTGGATAGAGAGAATGCCGATTTAATACCCAGTGCTATAATGACTACTGATACATCGCCTAAGGAGATTGCTGTATCCTTTTCTAGTTCCTTAGGAGAATATAGGATAGCAGGTACAGCTAAGGGATCTGGAATGATTGCTCCAAATATGGCTACCCTACTAGCCTTTATACTTACAGATTTTCCAATTGAAAAAAATATGTTAAAAAGAATATTCACCAGATCTATAATGAAAAGCCTAAATTCGATTACAATTGATGGTGACATGTCTACAAGCGATACAGCAATAATCTTATCGCCTATATCCAAGAAATATATAACACTGGAAAATGATCTCCAAAATTTTGAAGATGCGCTTATGCATTTACTCGATAGACTTTCAGAGATGATTGTTAGGGATGGCGAAGGCGCAACAAAACTATTGAGAATCAGCGTTAATGGCGCAATGGATGAAGATGATGCAAAGAAGGCTGCTAGGTCAATCTCTGAATCATTACTGGTTAAAACAGCTTTATTTGGGCAGGATCCTAATTGGGGAAGAATAGCCTGTGCTGTGGGCTATTCGGGTGCCCAGGTTGATGAGAATAGGCTCTCTATTTATTTTGAAAAAATCCCATTGCTCCTAAGGGGTAAACCAGCTGACTATGATCCTAATTACCTTGAAGATGTCCTATCAAGAAGGGAGATCACAATTAATATTGATCTTGGAATGGGAAATGCTCAGGCCAAATATTTAACAACTGACCTATCCTATGATTATATAAAGATTAATTCTGAATATTCGACATAA
- a CDS encoding methylenetetrahydrofolate reductase, with the protein MKTQSKLQSLLDRGEFVITSECGPPRGVNTEVIKKKGEMLRDAVDAVNITDNQTSVVRLSSISASILLKQMGLEPIMQMVTRDRNRIAIQSDILGASAHGINNILCLSGDHQHFGDHSTAKNVYDLDSVQLIQTVKHLRDEGKFIGGDELDGTPSMFIGAAANPFADPFEIRVPRLAKKIAAGVEFIQTQCIYNLEKFEKWMNGVRERGLHKKVHILAGVTPFKSVGMAKYMKNKVPGMDVPDHMIERLKGVEKEKQAEEGIAICIETIEKLKNIEGVSGIHLMAIEWEQRVPEIVEKSGLLPRPKA; encoded by the coding sequence ATGAAAACCCAGAGCAAATTGCAGAGCTTATTAGATAGGGGTGAATTTGTTATAACCTCTGAATGCGGACCACCAAGAGGAGTGAACACTGAAGTAATAAAGAAGAAGGGTGAGATGCTCAGGGATGCGGTTGATGCAGTCAATATCACTGATAATCAGACATCAGTTGTGAGGCTTTCAAGTATCTCTGCTAGCATTCTTTTAAAGCAGATGGGGTTAGAGCCGATTATGCAGATGGTGACGCGTGATAGAAATCGAATTGCTATACAGAGTGATATTCTTGGAGCATCGGCTCATGGAATAAATAACATCCTCTGTCTGTCAGGTGATCATCAGCATTTTGGAGATCACTCCACAGCAAAAAATGTCTATGATCTTGATTCAGTACAGCTTATTCAGACTGTAAAACATTTAAGGGATGAAGGTAAATTCATTGGGGGTGATGAGCTGGATGGAACTCCATCTATGTTTATTGGCGCAGCTGCAAATCCCTTTGCAGATCCATTTGAGATAAGAGTTCCAAGACTTGCTAAAAAGATAGCAGCGGGTGTTGAGTTTATTCAAACTCAGTGTATCTATAATCTGGAAAAATTTGAAAAATGGATGAATGGGGTTAGAGAGAGGGGACTGCATAAAAAGGTTCATATACTTGCGGGCGTGACACCTTTTAAATCTGTAGGTATGGCAAAATATATGAAAAATAAAGTTCCGGGAATGGATGTTCCTGATCATATGATCGAAAGATTAAAAGGTGTAGAGAAAGAGAAACAGGCTGAAGAAGGAATAGCAATATGTATTGAAACAATTGAGAAATTGAAAAATATCGAAGGTGTCAGCGGAATTCATTTGATGGCAATTGAATGGGAGCAGAGGGTTCCAGAAATTGTTGAGAAATCTGGTCTTTTGCCGCGGCCCAAAGCCTAA
- a CDS encoding methyl-accepting chemotaxis protein — MLSGFVNIRFRTKLILSVIILIGLFLSMGLWVYIKIDKSQQTRQQYRELVTELLLFQKTTAILTKIIDLPKDTDTPKTVHSHIQETAISNILSSFKELLEKLNKIYNETTLQNDVSSRLKGCIESLKENSTRMHNLQNPNIKGGIGQEYNNSIQIINNETDVLIRVLQGLIDTINSSMLHYFNLPILIMSLLVILLSIISYKRYISRIIQPLKHTTYRISQIIHDNNITETRDKVEDITVYKFCDRISSLIKYNADAVTEIQEKTTTLIEYINDMCEVLDFLSNKADEQHLAAEEDLVSINNISAMMSEISNGSEDQQMNLGILIVRIIDFTKIVETINNNLSNQISMINNISTISESGNECLKQMTESMTKISASSIRMTDVIKLIHDISDQINLLSLNAAIESARAGEHGRGFAVVADEISNLAEETANSIQEIDSLIRENEIEIKNGLARVTKTVESITSVNREIGLVKEIMVGSYDKMEDQIKNNYVVSNESEKVKHDANIIFEAIDNQKNAIDILLNSISSIKEMSQYFSFLTKRILNNVQELKENALTLESKTNLFKTD, encoded by the coding sequence ATGTTATCTGGATTTGTTAATATTAGATTTAGGACTAAGCTCATTTTATCAGTAATTATTCTCATAGGTCTATTCCTTTCCATGGGATTATGGGTATATATTAAGATAGACAAAAGTCAACAAACACGTCAGCAATATCGGGAATTGGTTACTGAACTTCTACTATTTCAGAAAACAACTGCGATTTTAACAAAGATAATAGACCTTCCAAAGGATACAGATACTCCCAAAACAGTTCATTCTCATATCCAGGAAACAGCAATCAGCAATATATTATCATCATTCAAGGAACTACTTGAGAAACTAAATAAAATATATAATGAAACGACTCTTCAAAATGACGTTTCTTCCAGACTAAAAGGGTGTATTGAATCTCTAAAGGAAAACTCAACAAGGATGCACAATTTGCAGAATCCCAATATCAAGGGGGGAATTGGTCAGGAATATAACAATTCCATTCAAATTATAAATAATGAGACCGATGTTCTCATTAGAGTCCTTCAAGGTTTAATTGATACCATAAATTCATCTATGTTACATTATTTCAACCTCCCTATCCTAATAATGTCCTTGTTAGTGATTTTATTGTCGATAATCTCCTATAAAAGGTATATAAGTAGGATTATACAGCCTCTAAAACACACAACATATAGAATTAGCCAAATAATACATGACAATAATATCACAGAGACAAGGGATAAAGTTGAAGATATTACTGTATATAAGTTCTGTGATCGAATATCATCCCTCATTAAATATAATGCTGATGCTGTAACTGAAATCCAAGAGAAGACCACTACCCTTATTGAGTATATCAACGACATGTGTGAAGTTTTGGACTTTCTATCCAATAAGGCTGACGAACAGCATTTGGCTGCTGAAGAGGATCTCGTGTCAATAAATAATATCTCTGCAATGATGAGTGAGATATCAAATGGCTCAGAGGATCAGCAGATGAATCTCGGTATTCTCATCGTCAGGATAATCGACTTTACAAAGATAGTTGAAACCATAAATAATAATCTTAGCAATCAGATATCGATGATTAATAATATTTCCACAATCTCAGAATCTGGAAATGAATGTCTAAAACAGATGACTGAAAGCATGACTAAGATTAGCGCAAGCTCAATAAGAATGACTGATGTTATTAAATTGATACATGATATTTCCGATCAGATCAATCTACTTTCCCTGAATGCAGCAATCGAATCTGCCCGTGCAGGTGAGCATGGAAGGGGTTTTGCAGTTGTTGCTGATGAGATATCAAATTTAGCGGAAGAAACAGCAAATAGCATACAGGAGATTGACTCACTAATACGAGAGAATGAAATTGAAATAAAGAATGGTCTTGCGCGGGTTACCAAAACAGTAGAATCAATAACATCTGTCAACAGGGAGATTGGTTTGGTAAAAGAGATAATGGTAGGATCCTATGATAAGATGGAAGATCAAATAAAGAACAATTATGTAGTAAGCAATGAATCAGAGAAGGTAAAGCACGATGCAAATATCATTTTTGAGGCCATAGATAATCAGAAAAACGCAATTGATATATTACTGAATTCAATTTCGAGTATAAAAGAGATGTCCCAGTATTTTTCATTTCTAACTAAACGAATTTTGAATAATGTTCAGGAATTAAAGGAGAATGCACTCACACTCGAATCAAAGACTAATTTGTTCAAAACCGACTGA
- the proB gene encoding glutamate 5-kinase, with amino-acid sequence MSQKRKIYFQSVKRIVIKIGSGVLTGDKGLNLGIIRSISMQISNLIDKGMEVILVSSGAMSAGIRKIGLECRPEDIPRRQAVAAIGQAGLIMEYEKGFRRYQKQVAQILLTSDDLHNRRRYLNARNTLYTLLSWKVVPIINENDTVMVEEIQFGDNDNLAAMITLLMDADLLIILTDKEGLYTTDPGENKDAELISFIPEINSNIEKIALHNPGVLGTGGMRSKIRAAKKVTSVGIPMIIAKGGRRDILNSLLIGKEYGTFFIPKERKLASRKCWIAYTLKPRGNIIIDDGAASAILERGKSLLPSGIISINGEFDVGAPVEFRNTHNEALGIGLVNYSSRDISKIRGLKSKEIINCLGYKPYDEIIHRDNLVITAECADPCT; translated from the coding sequence ATGAGTCAGAAGAGAAAAATTTATTTTCAATCAGTAAAACGCATCGTAATAAAGATTGGGAGTGGAGTTTTAACAGGGGATAAAGGATTAAATTTAGGGATTATCCGCTCAATTTCAATGCAAATATCCAACCTTATTGATAAGGGGATGGAAGTCATCCTAGTATCATCTGGTGCAATGTCTGCAGGGATTAGAAAAATTGGACTTGAATGCCGACCAGAGGATATCCCTAGGCGGCAGGCTGTTGCAGCTATTGGTCAGGCAGGTTTAATAATGGAATATGAAAAGGGATTTAGGAGATATCAAAAACAAGTAGCCCAGATTCTCCTCACAAGTGATGATCTTCATAACAGGAGAAGGTATCTAAATGCTCGAAATACTCTCTACACCCTCTTATCCTGGAAAGTGGTTCCTATAATAAATGAAAATGATACTGTTATGGTGGAAGAGATACAATTTGGAGATAATGATAATCTTGCTGCCATGATTACCCTACTTATGGATGCAGATTTATTAATAATATTGACTGACAAGGAGGGCCTTTACACTACAGACCCAGGTGAAAATAAGGATGCTGAATTAATTTCATTCATCCCTGAAATAAATAGCAATATTGAAAAGATCGCATTACACAACCCGGGAGTTTTAGGAACCGGTGGAATGCGAAGCAAGATAAGAGCAGCCAAAAAGGTCACATCTGTAGGAATACCCATGATCATCGCAAAGGGCGGGAGGAGAGATATTCTAAATAGTCTACTTATAGGAAAAGAATATGGTACCTTCTTTATCCCAAAAGAGAGGAAATTAGCGAGCCGTAAATGCTGGATAGCCTATACCCTTAAGCCAAGGGGTAATATTATTATTGATGATGGGGCTGCGAGTGCGATTCTGGAGAGGGGCAAAAGCCTGCTTCCCAGCGGAATTATCAGTATAAATGGAGAATTTGATGTGGGTGCGCCTGTCGAGTTTCGTAATACTCACAACGAGGCCCTGGGTATTGGCCTTGTCAACTACAGCTCTCGTGATATTAGTAAAATCAGGGGACTAAAATCAAAGGAGATCATCAATTGTTTAGGATACAAACCCTATGACGAGATTATTCATAGGGATAATCTCGTCATAACAGCTGAATGTGCAGATCCATGTACATAG
- the metK gene encoding methionine adenosyltransferase: MTMKDFVFTSESVSEGHPDKVCDQISDAIVDAYLSKDPKSRIACETLVTTNLIIVSGEVTSTARIDCESIARKVVSDIGYNDPELGFDAKTCEVRLYIHPQSPDISQGVTSGEGLFKEQGAGDQGMMFGYSSDETDVLMPMPIIYSHRLVRRLAEVRRDKTLAFIRPDSKSQVTVQYENFRPVHIDTVVISTQHSPDASYEQIKDGVIEEVIKKVIPSKYMSNNTQIYVNPTGRFEIGGPNGDTGLTGRKIIVDTYGGWGRHGGGAFSGKDPSKVDRSATYMARYIAKNIIAAKLAQRCEVQLAYAIGVAEPVSIMVDTFGTGTIEEEKISKKVREVFGVKPTEIIEGLNLLRPIYLQTASYGHFGREEEDFTWERIDKANELK, encoded by the coding sequence ATGACTATGAAAGACTTTGTATTTACATCCGAATCCGTTTCCGAAGGCCATCCTGATAAGGTTTGTGATCAAATATCAGACGCTATTGTTGATGCTTATCTTTCAAAAGACCCAAAGTCACGCATTGCATGCGAGACCCTCGTTACTACTAATCTTATTATCGTTTCTGGAGAGGTGACATCAACAGCGCGTATAGATTGTGAATCTATTGCTAGAAAGGTTGTCTCTGACATAGGATATAATGATCCTGAACTGGGTTTTGATGCAAAGACTTGCGAGGTTAGGCTATATATCCACCCTCAATCTCCAGATATCTCCCAAGGCGTTACCTCAGGGGAGGGATTATTTAAAGAACAGGGAGCAGGGGATCAGGGAATGATGTTTGGATATTCATCAGATGAAACCGATGTATTGATGCCCATGCCAATCATTTATTCTCATCGACTCGTAAGGCGTTTAGCAGAGGTGCGGAGGGATAAGACTCTAGCATTCATACGCCCTGATTCAAAATCTCAGGTAACTGTACAATATGAGAATTTTAGACCTGTACATATTGATACTGTTGTTATTTCTACTCAACATTCCCCTGACGCTTCATATGAACAAATCAAAGATGGGGTTATTGAAGAGGTAATAAAAAAGGTAATTCCATCGAAATACATGAGCAATAATACTCAAATATATGTAAATCCAACTGGCAGGTTTGAGATTGGCGGCCCTAATGGGGACACAGGACTTACAGGGAGGAAGATTATTGTAGATACATATGGGGGCTGGGGTAGGCACGGCGGGGGGGCCTTTTCCGGAAAGGACCCATCTAAAGTAGATAGATCTGCAACCTACATGGCGAGATATATTGCGAAGAACATCATTGCAGCTAAGCTTGCTCAGAGGTGTGAGGTTCAATTAGCATATGCTATAGGTGTTGCTGAGCCTGTCTCAATAATGGTAGACACCTTTGGCACTGGTACGATTGAAGAAGAGAAGATATCGAAAAAAGTTAGAGAAGTATTCGGAGTAAAACCTACTGAGATAATTGAGGGATTAAATCTACTACGACCTATCTATCTTCAAACCGCATCTTACGGACACTTCGGTAGGGAAGAAGAGGATTTCACTTGGGAAAGGATTGATAAGGCCAATGAATTGAAATAA